Proteins encoded within one genomic window of Chroicocephalus ridibundus chromosome 7, bChrRid1.1, whole genome shotgun sequence:
- the SLC40A1 gene encoding solute carrier family 40 member 1 isoform X1 translates to MAWGAEPAGERRPCGSVVAYFTSAKFLLYLGHALSTWGDRMWHFAVSVFLVELYGNSLLLTAVYGLVVAGSVLLLGAIIGDWVDKNSRLKVAQTSLVVQNASVILCGIILMIVFLFKTQLLTLYHGWLLTVCYILVITIANIANLASTATAITIQRDWIVVVAGEDRSKLADMNATIRRIDQLTNILAPMAVGQIMTYGSPMIGCGFISGWNLMSMCVEYLLLWKVYQKTPTLALKSAKVEESELKQLNVKKESDVKPAEGVQLIVEKDVTGFEPQQEKEVSCGARIAEPFITFRDGWVAYYNQPVFLAGMGLAFLYMTVLGFDCITTGYAYTQGLSGSVLSLLMGASAVTGIMGTVAFTWLRRKCGLIRTGLISGVAQFACLVLCAISVFMPGSPMDLSVSPFADISARLFESEPLPTIASPEDKPEMVFATGMPNLLNGSTTPANGDPEMSPEPVPLISVSLLFAGVIAARVGLWSFDLTVTQLLQENVVESERGIINGVQNSMNYLLDLLHFIMVILAPNPEAFGLLVLISVSFVAMGHIMYFRFAQKSLGKQLFVCCTPDPKTVSDSSPPGNTSTV, encoded by the exons ATGGCGtggggagcggagccggcgggcgagcggcggcccTGCG GATCTGTGGTTGCCTATTTTACGTCTGCAAAGTTTCTTCTTTATCTTGGACATGCGCTGTCCACTTGG GGAGATCGTATGTGGCATTTTGCCGTGTCTGTATTCCTGGTTGAACTTTATGGAAACAGCTTACTCCTGACTGCAGTGTATGGACTGGTTGTGGCGGGATCAGTTCTTCTCCTTGGAGCCATTATTGGAGACTGGGTGGACAAGAACTCCAGGCTCAAAG tGGCTCAGACATCTTTGGTTGTACAGAACGCGTCTGTCATCCTGTGTGGTATTATCCTGATGATTGTCTTCTTGTTTAAGACACAGCTTTTGACCTTATACCATGGATGGCTTCTT ACGGTGTGCTATATCCTGGTTATCACAATAGCAAATATTGCCAATTTGGCCAGCACTGCCACAGCGATCACAATTCAGAGGGACTGGATTGTTGTGGTTGCAGGGGAAGACAGAAGCAAGCTGGCAG ATATGAATGCCACAATAAGAAGAATTGATCAGTTGACCAATATCTTGGCACCAATGGCAGTTGGCCAGATAATGACATATGGCTCTCCGATGATTGGCTGTGGATTCATTTCGGGATGGAACCTGATGTCGATGTGTGTGGAATACCTGCTGCTCTGGAAGGTTTATCAGAAGACCCCTACTCTGGCTCTCAAATCTGCAAAAGTTGAAGAATCGGAACTGAAACAGTTGAATGTAAAGAAAG AGAGTGACGTGAAACCTGCTGAAGGAGTGCAGTTAATTGTTGAGAAAGATGTAACTGGCTTTGAGCCCCAACAGGAGAAGGAAGTCAGCTGCGGTGCCCGGATTGCTGAACCTTTCATCACATTTCGTGATGGATGGGTTGCGTACTACAACCAGCCAGTGTTTCTTGCAGGCATGGGTCTTGCATTTCTGTATATGACTGTTCTGGGCTTTGATTGTATTACTACAGGCTATGCATATACTCAGGGCTTGAGTGGCTCTGTGCTAAGCCTCCTCATGGGTGCCTCGGCAGTCACTGGAATCATGGGAACAGTAGCTTTCACTTGGCTTCGTCGCAAATGTGGCCTGATTCGCACGGGCCTTATTTCTGGAGTTGCTCAGTTTGCTTGTCTGGTCTTATGTGCCATCTCTGTATTCATGCCTGGAAGTCCTATGGATTTGTCTGTTTCCCCATTTGCTGACATCAGTGCCAGGCTGTTTGAAAGTGAACCATTACCTACTATAGCATCTCCAGAAGATAAGCCTGAAATGGTTTTTGCAACTGGAATGCCCAACTTGTTAAACGGGTCTACTACTCCTGCTAACGGCGACCCAGAGATGAGTCCTGAGCCTGTGCCTTTAATCTCTGTTAGTCTCCTGTTTGCAGGAGTCATTGCTGCTAGAGTTG gcCTTTGGTCCTTTGATTTGACTGTCACACAGTTGCTCCAAGAAAACGTGGTAGAATCTGAAAGAGGCATCATAAATGGTGTCCAAAACTCCATGAATTATCTTCTTGATTTACTGCACTTCATCATGGTCATCTTGGCCCCAAACCCTGAAGCTTTTGGCTTATTGGTgcttatttctgtgtcttttgttGCAATGGGCCACATAATGTACTTCAGATTTGCCCAAAAAAGCTTGGGAAAACAACTTTTTGTTTGTTGCACTCCTGATCCCAAAACAGTCTCTGACAGTTCACCACCTGGTAATACATCTACTGTCTGA
- the SLC40A1 gene encoding solute carrier family 40 member 1 isoform X2, with product MWHFAVSVFLVELYGNSLLLTAVYGLVVAGSVLLLGAIIGDWVDKNSRLKVAQTSLVVQNASVILCGIILMIVFLFKTQLLTLYHGWLLTVCYILVITIANIANLASTATAITIQRDWIVVVAGEDRSKLADMNATIRRIDQLTNILAPMAVGQIMTYGSPMIGCGFISGWNLMSMCVEYLLLWKVYQKTPTLALKSAKVEESELKQLNVKKESDVKPAEGVQLIVEKDVTGFEPQQEKEVSCGARIAEPFITFRDGWVAYYNQPVFLAGMGLAFLYMTVLGFDCITTGYAYTQGLSGSVLSLLMGASAVTGIMGTVAFTWLRRKCGLIRTGLISGVAQFACLVLCAISVFMPGSPMDLSVSPFADISARLFESEPLPTIASPEDKPEMVFATGMPNLLNGSTTPANGDPEMSPEPVPLISVSLLFAGVIAARVGLWSFDLTVTQLLQENVVESERGIINGVQNSMNYLLDLLHFIMVILAPNPEAFGLLVLISVSFVAMGHIMYFRFAQKSLGKQLFVCCTPDPKTVSDSSPPGNTSTV from the exons ATGTGGCATTTTGCCGTGTCTGTATTCCTGGTTGAACTTTATGGAAACAGCTTACTCCTGACTGCAGTGTATGGACTGGTTGTGGCGGGATCAGTTCTTCTCCTTGGAGCCATTATTGGAGACTGGGTGGACAAGAACTCCAGGCTCAAAG tGGCTCAGACATCTTTGGTTGTACAGAACGCGTCTGTCATCCTGTGTGGTATTATCCTGATGATTGTCTTCTTGTTTAAGACACAGCTTTTGACCTTATACCATGGATGGCTTCTT ACGGTGTGCTATATCCTGGTTATCACAATAGCAAATATTGCCAATTTGGCCAGCACTGCCACAGCGATCACAATTCAGAGGGACTGGATTGTTGTGGTTGCAGGGGAAGACAGAAGCAAGCTGGCAG ATATGAATGCCACAATAAGAAGAATTGATCAGTTGACCAATATCTTGGCACCAATGGCAGTTGGCCAGATAATGACATATGGCTCTCCGATGATTGGCTGTGGATTCATTTCGGGATGGAACCTGATGTCGATGTGTGTGGAATACCTGCTGCTCTGGAAGGTTTATCAGAAGACCCCTACTCTGGCTCTCAAATCTGCAAAAGTTGAAGAATCGGAACTGAAACAGTTGAATGTAAAGAAAG AGAGTGACGTGAAACCTGCTGAAGGAGTGCAGTTAATTGTTGAGAAAGATGTAACTGGCTTTGAGCCCCAACAGGAGAAGGAAGTCAGCTGCGGTGCCCGGATTGCTGAACCTTTCATCACATTTCGTGATGGATGGGTTGCGTACTACAACCAGCCAGTGTTTCTTGCAGGCATGGGTCTTGCATTTCTGTATATGACTGTTCTGGGCTTTGATTGTATTACTACAGGCTATGCATATACTCAGGGCTTGAGTGGCTCTGTGCTAAGCCTCCTCATGGGTGCCTCGGCAGTCACTGGAATCATGGGAACAGTAGCTTTCACTTGGCTTCGTCGCAAATGTGGCCTGATTCGCACGGGCCTTATTTCTGGAGTTGCTCAGTTTGCTTGTCTGGTCTTATGTGCCATCTCTGTATTCATGCCTGGAAGTCCTATGGATTTGTCTGTTTCCCCATTTGCTGACATCAGTGCCAGGCTGTTTGAAAGTGAACCATTACCTACTATAGCATCTCCAGAAGATAAGCCTGAAATGGTTTTTGCAACTGGAATGCCCAACTTGTTAAACGGGTCTACTACTCCTGCTAACGGCGACCCAGAGATGAGTCCTGAGCCTGTGCCTTTAATCTCTGTTAGTCTCCTGTTTGCAGGAGTCATTGCTGCTAGAGTTG gcCTTTGGTCCTTTGATTTGACTGTCACACAGTTGCTCCAAGAAAACGTGGTAGAATCTGAAAGAGGCATCATAAATGGTGTCCAAAACTCCATGAATTATCTTCTTGATTTACTGCACTTCATCATGGTCATCTTGGCCCCAAACCCTGAAGCTTTTGGCTTATTGGTgcttatttctgtgtcttttgttGCAATGGGCCACATAATGTACTTCAGATTTGCCCAAAAAAGCTTGGGAAAACAACTTTTTGTTTGTTGCACTCCTGATCCCAAAACAGTCTCTGACAGTTCACCACCTGGTAATACATCTACTGTCTGA